In one Triplophysa dalaica isolate WHDGS20190420 chromosome 9, ASM1584641v1, whole genome shotgun sequence genomic region, the following are encoded:
- the LOC130428989 gene encoding uncharacterized protein LOC130428989, with amino-acid sequence MKRSADGTFSGPGYNLRKSRKPSSPLKDPNLSDNLAVIAHAVSLDHKYSSKSGSSHSTHKQLKGIKLENHFFKNAAVIPELSPVHTNTPTQAHFVAHTVSLDHNYISKSGSSHSKQLKGMKLEKHFFNNAAVIPEFCPELTKTHTVAHLVHTSPEEPLLIHGNSTEDHQRMSRAVVDSMLKKSSGKPLNYSLQLGLRVKQRLWKTLNCPTMLEEEQPDGLIQVKEMFSRPSLKRSAPRINVDISGEPLPYAPQRKRPCL; translated from the exons ATGAAG CGAAGTGCAGATGGTACCTTCTCTGGTCCAGGCTATAACCTGAGAAAGAGCAGAAAACCTTCGAGCCCTCTGAAGGATCCCAACCTGTCTGACAACCTTGCAGTGATAGCACATGCAGTCAGCTTGGACCACAAGTACAGCTCCAAGTCTGGTAGCTCTCACTCGACACATAAACAACTAAAGGGCATAAAGCTAGAGAACCACTTCTTTAAAAACGCAGCTGTAATTCCAGAGTTATCTCCAGTACATACAAACACTCCAACACAAGCCCATTTTGTAGCACATACAGTCAGCTTGGACCACAACTACATCTCTAAGTCTGGCAGCTCTCACTCGAAACAACTAAAGGGCATGAAGCTAGAGAAGCACTTCTTTAATAACGCAGCTGTAATTCCTGAGTTTTGCCCAGAACTTACAAAGACTCACACCGTAGCCCATCTGGTGCACACCAGCCCAGAGGAACCTCTTTTAATCCATGGGAACAGCACAGAAGACCATCAAAGAATGTCTCGTGCTGTGGTGGATTCTATGTTAAAGAAATCCTCTGGCAAGCCTCTTAACTACAGCCTACAGTTAGGGCTTCGTGTGAAGCAACGCCTCTGGAAAACTCTAAACTGCCCCACCATGCTTGAAGAAGAGCAGCCTGATGGACTCATCCAAGTTAAAGAGATGTTCTCCAGACCAAGCCTAAAGAGATCTGCCCCTCGTATAAATGTGGACATTAGTGGTGAACCCCTGCCATACGCACCACAGAGGAAGAGACCCTGCCTGTGA